The following are encoded together in the Candidatus Tumulicola sp. genome:
- a CDS encoding L-erythro-3,5-diaminohexanoate dehydrogenase, with the protein MNATDLHPLGAHRVLEPPGSMPQTAWKVDNTPVALANEILCDVETLNIDSASFKQIADACGGDAAAIADHIAANVEQRGKQHNPVTGSGGMFVGRIAAVGERLRGRPGLEVGARIASLVSLTLTPLHIDEIVRVDVPTGRVWIRGRAILFESGLWARLPEDIDEGVALAVLDVAGAPAQVARMCSPGQTVVVIGADGKSGLLSCAQAKARVGNGRVIAVVPDASTAGAQLLRDAGLADAIVVADARDTLDISGKVAVVAPALADIVINCVNVPGTELGSILCAKDDGIVYFFSMSTSFTAAALGAEGAGRDVTMIVGNGYTKGHADTALQTLRANPKVHDYFNAKYAPSNA; encoded by the coding sequence GTGAACGCGACCGATCTGCATCCGCTCGGCGCGCATCGCGTGCTCGAGCCGCCCGGCTCCATGCCGCAGACGGCGTGGAAGGTCGACAATACGCCGGTCGCGCTTGCCAACGAAATTTTGTGCGACGTCGAGACGCTGAACATCGACTCGGCCTCGTTCAAGCAAATCGCCGACGCCTGCGGCGGCGACGCAGCTGCGATCGCCGATCACATCGCTGCGAACGTCGAGCAGCGCGGCAAACAACACAATCCTGTGACCGGTAGCGGCGGCATGTTCGTCGGACGCATCGCAGCCGTCGGCGAGCGTCTACGCGGCCGGCCCGGCCTCGAGGTGGGTGCGCGCATCGCGTCGCTCGTCTCACTAACGCTGACGCCACTGCACATCGATGAGATCGTACGAGTCGACGTTCCAACCGGACGCGTGTGGATTCGGGGCCGCGCTATTTTATTTGAAAGCGGCCTGTGGGCGCGACTTCCCGAGGACATCGATGAAGGCGTTGCGCTGGCCGTGCTCGACGTCGCGGGGGCTCCGGCGCAAGTCGCGCGCATGTGTTCGCCGGGTCAGACCGTGGTCGTGATCGGCGCCGACGGCAAATCCGGTTTGCTCTCGTGCGCGCAAGCCAAAGCGCGTGTCGGCAACGGCCGAGTGATCGCCGTCGTTCCCGACGCGTCGACCGCCGGCGCGCAACTGCTGCGCGATGCCGGCTTGGCGGATGCGATCGTCGTCGCCGACGCGCGCGACACGCTCGACATCAGCGGTAAAGTCGCCGTCGTCGCACCCGCGCTCGCCGACATCGTGATTAACTGCGTCAACGTGCCCGGCACCGAGCTCGGCTCGATCTTGTGCGCGAAGGACGACGGCATCGTCTACTTCTTTTCGATGTCGACATCGTTTACCGCAGCGGCGCTCGGCGCCGAAGGCGCGGGCCGCGACGTCACCATGATCGTCGGAAACGGCTACACCAAAGGTCACGCCGATACCGCGCTGCAGACGCTGCGCGCCAACCCGAAAGTACACGACTATTTCAACGCCAAATACGCACCGTCCAACGCCTGA
- a CDS encoding peptide ABC transporter substrate-binding protein, whose amino-acid sequence MLAACAPAHPAPPANLIRFSIAADPQTLDPLFIHPDAASVEQQLARLMFEPFLDFDARGNAVPALLAEIPTDRNGGVSADGRTIVFRLRHGVRWSDGVPVTSRDILFTLHAILDPRNPVRSHEGYELIDRATARGDDTVVLHLRHAWAPAVATYFSYGVVPQAVLPAHLLAGAGPLAQSPFGAAPVGDGPFRLLWWHRGEGLRYAPNVRYWQGAPQVGLDVRIAPDPSTNLVMLQSAQLDWNLIAPSQLTTLRGNDRLWFLRAPSAVVAGLAFNTARAPFDDPTMRRAVAMSIDRAAISRKITLGYYPVANSIQPPFSWAYDPSIRQPAYDPAGADRLFSAAGWHRDPAGILQKNGRAFEVLYVQFPESNTGVRVAAAVQAALRERGISVEVKSISNAQLFMPRTGALATGRFDVAYVPWTMGPDPDDSAVLACDGTSNYMRWCDPAVTALESAALVHTDKSARRGLYRRIASIAAREVPILYLFDADYTYAYVRGLQRFDPGPFVPTWNAWMWRRAKGAGALVRTNTAE is encoded by the coding sequence TTGCTGGCGGCTTGCGCACCAGCTCATCCGGCTCCGCCCGCCAACCTGATCCGGTTCAGCATCGCGGCCGATCCCCAGACGCTCGACCCACTCTTCATCCACCCCGACGCCGCCTCGGTCGAGCAGCAACTGGCGCGCCTGATGTTCGAACCGTTCCTGGATTTCGACGCTCGCGGCAACGCCGTGCCGGCGTTGCTCGCCGAGATTCCGACCGATCGAAACGGCGGCGTTTCGGCCGATGGCCGGACGATCGTCTTCCGTCTGCGGCACGGCGTTCGGTGGAGCGACGGCGTGCCCGTGACGTCGCGGGACATCCTGTTCACGTTGCACGCAATTCTCGACCCGCGCAATCCGGTTCGCTCGCACGAGGGCTACGAGCTGATCGATCGGGCCACGGCGCGCGGTGACGATACCGTCGTTCTTCATCTGCGTCACGCGTGGGCGCCGGCCGTCGCGACGTACTTCTCATACGGCGTCGTGCCGCAGGCGGTGCTTCCGGCGCACCTGTTGGCCGGCGCCGGTCCGCTTGCGCAATCGCCGTTCGGGGCCGCGCCGGTTGGCGATGGACCGTTCCGTTTGCTCTGGTGGCATCGTGGCGAAGGCCTGCGATACGCCCCGAACGTCCGTTACTGGCAAGGCGCGCCGCAGGTCGGTCTCGACGTTCGCATCGCCCCCGACCCGTCGACCAATCTCGTGATGCTGCAGTCCGCGCAGCTCGACTGGAATCTGATCGCACCGTCGCAACTGACCACCCTCCGCGGTAACGACCGGCTGTGGTTCTTGCGCGCGCCGTCGGCGGTGGTGGCCGGGCTCGCCTTCAATACGGCGCGAGCGCCCTTCGACGATCCCACAATGCGGAGAGCGGTCGCAATGTCGATCGATCGCGCGGCGATCTCGCGTAAGATTACGCTCGGGTACTATCCCGTCGCGAACTCCATCCAGCCGCCGTTTTCGTGGGCGTACGACCCTTCGATTCGACAGCCCGCCTACGATCCGGCCGGAGCCGACCGGCTGTTCTCGGCGGCCGGCTGGCATCGCGACCCGGCCGGAATATTACAGAAGAACGGTCGTGCGTTCGAGGTGCTGTACGTGCAGTTTCCGGAATCGAACACCGGCGTGCGCGTGGCGGCGGCCGTCCAAGCGGCGTTACGCGAGCGCGGTATTTCGGTCGAGGTGAAGTCGATTTCGAACGCGCAGCTCTTCATGCCGCGCACCGGCGCCCTCGCCACGGGAAGGTTCGACGTTGCCTACGTGCCGTGGACGATGGGACCCGACCCGGACGATTCGGCCGTGCTCGCGTGCGACGGTACATCTAACTACATGCGCTGGTGCGACCCAGCCGTGACGGCACTCGAATCGGCCGCGCTCGTTCATACCGACAAGTCGGCGCGGCGCGGACTGTATCGGCGGATCGCGTCGATCGCGGCCCGCGAGGTCCCCATCCTCTACTTGTTCGATGCCGACTACACGTATGCGTACGTTCGGGGCCTACAACGCTTCGATCCGGGCCCGTTCGTTCCGACGTGGAATGCGTGGATGTGGCGACGGGCAAAGGGAGCGGGCGCGCTCGTCCGTACTAATACTGCAGAATGA
- a CDS encoding KamA family radical SAM protein, giving the protein MNDTIARHRKPPVGPEAFEYKQLKQGEFWRHIPAYKEIDEATFLDHLWQQKNAVKTADELLSTIKGVCSPQFYADAEAGFQQAPMAVRVSPYAISLIDWNDPIADPIRRQFVPLASGLLPDHPRLTLDSLHEQDDSPVPGLVHRYVDKALFLPLNTCPVYCRFCTRSYAIGPDTENVDKVGLAKTPKQWEEAFAYIAERPELEDIVISGGDTYQLAPRNIEMIGNALLDIPHVRRMRFATKGPAIMPMKIITHGEWLDAITKVVERGRGMGKEVVLHTHFNAPEEITWITEKAMRMLFERGIFTRNQSVLIRGVNDTRERMTLLVKRLGHINVHAYYVYMHDMVRGVEDLRTTIYSATDTEKFVRGSTAGFNTPTFVCDAPGGGGKRDVHSYEYYDRENGIAVYAAPSVKPGQAFVYFDPIDKLSPDAQARWAVREIQDQMIAEAVRKAGVGDEQLVLA; this is encoded by the coding sequence ATGAACGACACGATCGCACGTCATCGTAAGCCGCCCGTGGGTCCGGAGGCCTTCGAGTACAAACAGCTCAAGCAGGGCGAGTTTTGGCGCCATATTCCCGCCTATAAGGAAATCGACGAAGCGACGTTCCTCGATCATTTATGGCAACAGAAGAACGCCGTCAAGACCGCCGACGAGTTGCTCTCCACGATCAAGGGCGTGTGCTCGCCGCAGTTCTACGCCGACGCAGAGGCCGGCTTTCAGCAAGCGCCGATGGCGGTGCGCGTTTCGCCCTACGCGATATCGCTGATCGACTGGAACGATCCAATCGCGGATCCGATCCGGCGTCAGTTCGTGCCGCTCGCCTCCGGCTTGCTACCCGACCATCCACGCCTTACGCTCGATTCGCTGCACGAGCAGGACGATTCGCCCGTCCCGGGCCTCGTGCACCGTTACGTCGATAAAGCGCTGTTTTTGCCGCTTAACACGTGCCCGGTATACTGCCGGTTCTGCACGCGCAGCTACGCCATCGGACCGGACACCGAAAACGTGGATAAAGTCGGACTCGCCAAGACACCCAAACAGTGGGAAGAAGCGTTCGCGTATATTGCGGAACGCCCCGAGCTCGAAGACATCGTGATTTCAGGCGGCGACACGTATCAGTTAGCTCCGCGCAATATCGAGATGATCGGCAACGCGTTGCTCGACATTCCGCACGTACGCCGGATGCGCTTTGCCACCAAAGGCCCGGCCATCATGCCTATGAAAATCATCACCCACGGCGAATGGCTCGACGCGATCACAAAGGTCGTCGAACGCGGCCGTGGTATGGGCAAGGAAGTCGTGTTGCACACGCACTTCAACGCTCCCGAAGAGATTACGTGGATCACCGAAAAGGCGATGCGCATGTTGTTCGAACGCGGCATCTTCACGCGCAATCAGTCGGTTTTGATTCGCGGCGTCAACGATACGCGCGAGCGGATGACGTTGCTGGTCAAGCGGCTGGGCCACATAAACGTCCACGCGTATTACGTGTATATGCACGATATGGTGCGCGGCGTCGAAGATCTGCGCACGACCATCTACAGCGCGACCGATACCGAGAAGTTCGTGCGCGGCAGCACGGCCGGCTTCAACACGCCGACGTTCGTTTGCGACGCACCGGGCGGCGGCGGCAAGCGCGACGTGCACTCGTACGAGTACTACGATCGCGAGAACGGTATCGCGGTTTACGCGGCGCCGAGCGTGAAACCGGGCCAAGCGTTCGTCTACTTCGATCCGATCGACAAGCTCTCGCCCGACGCGCAAGCGCGCTGGGCAGTGCGCGAGATCCAAGATCAGATGATCGCCGAGGCAGTGCGCAAGGCCGGCGTCGGAGACGAACAGCTCGTCCTAGCCTAA
- a CDS encoding TIGR00730 family Rossman fold protein — protein MPRICVFLGSSFGNGDEYLRLTEECARAIVHAGYGIVYGGGRIGLMGALADAALAARGEVIGIIPESLERREVAHQELSELHIVAGMHERKALMASMSDAFVTLPGGIGTLDEFFDILSWSVLGLHAKPIGLLNYRGFFDPLLAQLDSMVARGFIKAEHRGLLVTASDMSELLKRFQNSHLG, from the coding sequence GTGCCACGCATCTGCGTTTTTCTCGGCAGCAGCTTCGGAAACGGCGACGAGTATCTTCGCCTCACCGAAGAGTGCGCGCGTGCGATCGTGCACGCCGGGTACGGAATCGTGTACGGCGGCGGCCGGATCGGTTTGATGGGCGCGTTAGCCGACGCTGCCTTGGCTGCCCGTGGCGAAGTAATCGGCATTATTCCGGAGTCGCTCGAACGACGCGAAGTCGCGCACCAGGAACTTTCTGAGCTGCACATCGTCGCCGGCATGCACGAGCGCAAGGCACTCATGGCCTCAATGAGCGACGCCTTCGTTACGTTGCCGGGCGGCATCGGAACGCTCGACGAATTCTTCGACATCCTGAGCTGGAGCGTGCTCGGACTCCATGCAAAGCCGATCGGTCTATTGAATTATCGCGGCTTCTTCGATCCGCTGCTCGCGCAACTGGACAGTATGGTTGCGCGGGGCTTCATTAAAGCGGAGCATCGAGGGTTGTTGGTAACTGCATCAGATATGTCCGAGTTGCTAAAGCGCTTTCAGAACAGTCACCTTGGGTGA
- a CDS encoding translation initiation factor, producing the protein MRGTLAAWAVACAAPAEVAGVRNTSRPSVRPGIPDDGIVRIARAKRRASTVSIVTGVRESDLDETAKALKRHCGSGGTAKNGTIEIQGDHREKIAAWFSAAGKKAKLAGG; encoded by the coding sequence ATGCGTGGCACGCTCGCGGCTTGGGCAGTGGCGTGCGCGGCGCCTGCCGAAGTTGCCGGCGTGCGGAACACAAGCCGTCCGAGCGTGCGGCCGGGAATTCCCGACGACGGCATCGTTCGCATCGCGCGAGCGAAACGGCGTGCCAGCACCGTGAGCATCGTTACCGGCGTTCGGGAATCGGATCTGGATGAAACCGCGAAGGCGCTCAAGCGTCATTGCGGCAGCGGCGGCACGGCAAAGAACGGAACGATCGAGATCCAGGGCGATCATCGCGAAAAAATTGCCGCGTGGTTTTCCGCTGCCGGCAAGAAAGCCAAGCTCGCGGGCGGATGA
- a CDS encoding efflux RND transporter permease subunit — protein MIEVFLKRPLFAGVLSFVVLLAGLICIPALPIAQYPQISPPTVTVTANFPGADAEAVVRSVTTPLEININGSDGLQYMQSYSSSNGIVTITCTFALGTDPTTDQTNVQHGVDLTLAQLPTAVQQQGVSVQKSSGNITIAVAMLSKSSAVSDVAVSNYADINVIEDLKRIPGVGLVNVLGDRTYGMRIWVDPHKLQANGISLDTVLSSIQQQNVDVAPGAIGQAPTTGSQPFQIPIKVNGRLQTPDEFRQIVVASQPNGGYIRLGDVATVELGAQNYVTSGRYNSQTAVVLAIEGQPTANSLQISKNVRATMERLKAYFPTGMDYAIAFDTSDFVQASIKEVVITLFIAILLVVLVIFIFLQNWQSTLIPSITIPVSLIGTFAAMKMMNFTINTLTLFGLTLATGLVVDDAIVVLENIVRHIVDDKVDNFEATKRAMKEITGAVVATSLVLMSVFIPVAFLPGTTGLLYQQFALTMAASIGISLFTALTLAPVLTYELVHSEEPIKNVFMQWFNRQLDGLKRWYSALVPKLVAHTRVMVCIFLAGLALLGILFVITPQGFLPTEDQSLLYVLVTLPTSASLDQTTDVVKRMEAMMLQMPQVEAVTSGIGFGFANSSANQATLFVQLWPLDKRKGLENSSLNLQYALYQKFSKISGVTALPANPPAIPGLGSTGGFALEIQDINNLGLPTLNKVGDSILAAAKKDNRLSQVYIPTLLTGPYVVAKFNRAKALSLGVTPTSFFNTLDATTGAAFVNFFDYGSRSYNVLVQAGAKYRTVPQDLNRIYVANQNGNMMPVSQFLDITKETSNVTIMRFNEYNAYEVDGSPGTNSSSGQALDAIAQIATEKMPKGMKYDWAGIARQQVQSGPQTIIVFAMGLLFVFLVLVAQYESLTTPLVIMMAVPLALVGAVGGIYVRRWCEILSTVIHSKLAGHLVLVPQTSSDIYAQIGYVMLIGLAAKNAILIVEFANQLREHGMETVDAVAHAATERLRPILMTSIAFILGILPLAFAHGDGAQSRISLGTAVLGGMIVSTIMNLAIVPVLYVIVVNWTDRKKKPGHQKTAVVAKQTLPQTPPPPETI, from the coding sequence ATGATTGAGGTCTTCCTCAAGCGCCCGCTTTTTGCCGGCGTCTTGAGTTTCGTGGTATTGCTCGCCGGTTTGATTTGCATTCCGGCCTTGCCGATAGCGCAATATCCTCAGATTTCGCCGCCGACGGTCACGGTGACGGCGAATTTTCCGGGCGCCGATGCCGAGGCCGTCGTTCGCTCGGTAACGACGCCGCTCGAGATCAACATCAACGGTTCCGACGGGTTGCAATACATGCAATCGTACTCGAGTTCCAACGGCATCGTGACGATCACGTGCACGTTCGCACTCGGCACCGACCCGACGACCGATCAAACCAACGTCCAGCACGGCGTCGACCTTACGCTCGCGCAACTGCCGACGGCAGTGCAACAACAGGGCGTATCCGTTCAGAAGAGCTCGGGCAATATCACGATCGCCGTCGCAATGCTTTCGAAAAGTTCGGCGGTCAGCGACGTCGCCGTCAGCAACTACGCCGACATCAACGTCATCGAAGATCTCAAACGCATCCCCGGTGTTGGCCTCGTCAACGTACTCGGCGATCGCACCTACGGCATGCGCATTTGGGTCGACCCACATAAACTGCAAGCCAACGGCATATCGCTCGACACCGTATTGAGCTCGATCCAGCAACAAAACGTCGACGTCGCTCCGGGAGCCATCGGCCAAGCGCCGACGACCGGGTCGCAACCCTTTCAAATTCCCATCAAAGTCAACGGACGATTGCAGACGCCGGACGAGTTCAGGCAAATCGTCGTCGCCTCGCAGCCCAACGGTGGATACATCCGGCTGGGCGACGTCGCCACGGTCGAGCTCGGCGCGCAGAATTACGTAACCTCGGGCCGCTACAACAGTCAAACGGCCGTCGTGCTGGCGATCGAAGGCCAACCAACCGCCAATTCGTTGCAAATTTCGAAAAACGTACGCGCCACAATGGAACGGCTCAAAGCCTACTTCCCGACCGGCATGGACTACGCGATTGCGTTCGATACGTCCGACTTCGTGCAAGCTTCGATCAAAGAAGTGGTGATCACGCTCTTCATTGCCATCCTGCTGGTCGTTCTCGTCATCTTCATTTTCTTGCAGAATTGGCAGAGTACGCTGATTCCTTCGATTACGATTCCGGTCTCGCTGATCGGAACGTTTGCGGCGATGAAGATGATGAACTTCACGATCAACACGCTGACGTTGTTTGGATTAACGCTCGCCACCGGATTGGTTGTCGACGACGCGATCGTCGTCTTAGAGAATATCGTCCGCCATATCGTCGATGATAAAGTCGACAACTTCGAAGCCACCAAACGCGCTATGAAGGAGATCACCGGAGCGGTCGTCGCGACCTCGCTGGTGTTGATGTCGGTCTTCATACCGGTTGCGTTCTTGCCCGGCACGACGGGCCTGCTCTATCAGCAGTTCGCGTTAACGATGGCTGCGTCGATCGGTATCTCGCTCTTCACCGCGTTGACCCTCGCGCCCGTGCTGACGTACGAGTTGGTGCATAGCGAGGAACCCATCAAGAACGTCTTCATGCAGTGGTTCAACCGTCAGTTGGACGGTCTGAAACGTTGGTACTCGGCGTTGGTTCCAAAGCTCGTGGCCCACACGCGGGTGATGGTCTGCATCTTTCTGGCCGGCTTGGCATTGCTGGGTATTCTGTTCGTGATAACGCCGCAAGGGTTTCTTCCGACCGAAGATCAGAGTTTGCTCTACGTATTGGTGACGCTGCCGACCAGCGCATCGCTCGACCAGACGACCGACGTCGTGAAACGCATGGAAGCGATGATGCTGCAGATGCCGCAAGTCGAAGCGGTAACGTCGGGCATCGGTTTCGGCTTCGCCAATAGCAGCGCCAATCAGGCGACACTGTTCGTGCAGCTATGGCCACTCGACAAGCGTAAGGGGCTCGAAAACAGTTCGCTCAACCTGCAGTACGCGCTGTACCAAAAATTCAGTAAGATCTCGGGCGTCACCGCTCTTCCCGCCAACCCGCCCGCGATTCCCGGTCTCGGCTCGACGGGCGGTTTTGCTCTCGAAATTCAAGACATCAATAATCTCGGATTGCCGACGTTAAATAAGGTCGGCGACTCGATCCTGGCGGCAGCGAAGAAAGATAATCGGCTATCGCAAGTTTACATTCCAACGCTGCTCACCGGACCGTACGTCGTCGCAAAGTTCAATCGCGCCAAGGCCTTGTCGCTCGGCGTAACCCCGACGAGCTTCTTCAATACACTCGATGCAACGACCGGTGCGGCGTTCGTTAACTTTTTCGACTATGGTAGCCGTTCGTATAACGTGCTGGTCCAGGCCGGTGCGAAATACCGTACCGTCCCCCAGGATCTCAATCGCATTTACGTCGCCAACCAAAACGGGAACATGATGCCCGTTTCGCAGTTTTTGGACATCACAAAAGAGACGTCCAACGTGACGATCATGCGGTTCAACGAATACAACGCATACGAGGTCGACGGATCGCCCGGCACGAATTCGAGCTCCGGCCAGGCGCTCGACGCGATCGCCCAAATCGCGACGGAAAAAATGCCAAAGGGCATGAAGTACGATTGGGCCGGCATCGCACGTCAGCAAGTGCAGAGCGGACCGCAGACGATTATCGTCTTCGCGATGGGTTTGCTATTCGTGTTCTTAGTGCTCGTCGCGCAGTACGAAAGCTTGACGACGCCGCTCGTCATCATGATGGCGGTACCGTTAGCGTTGGTCGGCGCGGTCGGCGGCATCTACGTTCGGCGCTGGTGCGAAATTCTCAGCACCGTCATTCACTCGAAGCTGGCCGGTCATCTCGTGCTGGTACCGCAGACGTCGAGCGACATCTACGCGCAAATCGGCTACGTCATGCTGATCGGTCTGGCGGCCAAGAACGCGATCTTGATCGTGGAGTTCGCAAATCAACTTCGCGAGCACGGTATGGAAACGGTCGACGCCGTCGCGCACGCGGCGACCGAGCGTTTGCGGCCAATTCTCATGACGTCGATCGCATTTATCCTGGGTATTTTGCCGCTCGCCTTCGCGCACGGCGACGGCGCGCAGTCGCGCATCTCGCTGGGTACCGCCGTGCTCGGCGGTATGATCGTTTCGACGATCATGAACCTCGCCATCGTTCCGGTGCTGTACGTAATCGTCGTCAACTGGACCGACCGCAAGAAGAAGCCCGGCCATCAGAAAACGGCGGTCGTCGCCAAGCAGACGCTGCCGCAAACACCTCCTCCACCGGAGACGATATAA
- a CDS encoding Lrp/AsnC family transcriptional regulator, which produces MIAPTEELDELDLQLLDALQTNARSTFAELGSLVGLRAPSVHDRVKRLEQRGYIQRYSAQLDAKRLGLELTAFVSLYTTPDCAYETFTAELGRMPEICEVHSVAGEETFVCKVVTSSTRHLDDLLARLKGMRGMARTRTTIVLTTPYDRGGVTVQS; this is translated from the coding sequence ATGATAGCGCCAACTGAAGAATTAGACGAACTCGACCTGCAACTGCTGGATGCCCTCCAGACCAACGCTCGCTCGACATTTGCCGAGCTGGGCTCGTTGGTCGGATTGCGCGCACCGTCGGTTCACGATCGCGTGAAGCGGCTCGAGCAACGCGGGTACATTCAACGATATTCGGCTCAGCTCGACGCCAAGCGGCTCGGCTTGGAGCTGACCGCGTTCGTCTCGCTGTATACGACCCCGGACTGCGCCTACGAGACCTTCACGGCCGAACTCGGACGCATGCCGGAAATCTGCGAAGTCCATTCGGTAGCTGGCGAAGAGACCTTCGTTTGTAAAGTCGTAACCAGCTCGACGCGCCACCTCGACGATCTGCTCGCGCGCCTGAAAGGCATGCGGGGGATGGCGCGCACGCGCACGACGATCGTTCTGACGACGCCCTACGATCGCGGCGGCGTCACGGTGCAATCGTGA
- a CDS encoding cytochrome P450, whose protein sequence is MNARMPGPSQWTTLRRLFPTPFLHFPSFLAELVENYGDIAAFSLPWRNYVFINEPALIKDVLVTQQHSFGKSMGTRMLRYLLGDGLLTSEEPLHRQMRRIVQPAFHRARVARYVEMMHEAADDFAASIEPGKMFDVHASITALTLRIASTTLFGSDESDSTQRVSAALHDMMQEFPYVLMPFGQLRRRLPLPSTKRFERAERTLDDIIYGIIARRRERPSDAGDDALSMLLDARDAESGYRPDDRQIRDEVMTLFTAGHETTANLLTWTLYLLAQNPDVDGRFGEAVARGDRGYVERVIRESLRLYPPAWVIGREPFEDVELTGGYRIAKGTTVLFAPLFLHRLPSLYRDPLRFDPDRWIDWDAPPFAYLPFGAGARQCIGTEFALSEAAVVLEAVGRNYSFVRDSSEPVKIAPLVTLRPGGAVEMRAVERVRTTSAVTT, encoded by the coding sequence ATGAACGCACGTATGCCGGGGCCGTCACAGTGGACCACCCTGCGGCGCCTGTTTCCAACTCCGTTCCTGCACTTTCCGTCATTCCTGGCCGAGCTGGTCGAGAACTACGGCGACATCGCGGCGTTTTCGCTGCCGTGGCGCAACTACGTCTTCATCAACGAGCCCGCGCTGATCAAGGACGTACTGGTAACCCAGCAGCACTCGTTCGGCAAGTCGATGGGCACGCGCATGTTGCGCTATCTGCTCGGCGACGGATTGTTGACGAGCGAAGAGCCGCTGCACCGGCAGATGCGGCGCATCGTGCAGCCGGCATTTCACCGAGCTCGTGTCGCGCGTTACGTCGAGATGATGCACGAGGCGGCCGACGATTTTGCAGCATCGATCGAACCCGGTAAGATGTTCGACGTGCATGCATCGATAACGGCGTTGACGTTGCGGATCGCCTCGACCACGCTCTTCGGTAGCGACGAAAGCGATTCGACCCAGCGGGTGAGTGCTGCGCTGCACGACATGATGCAAGAATTTCCGTACGTGTTGATGCCGTTCGGTCAGCTGCGTCGTCGACTGCCTTTGCCTTCGACGAAGCGGTTCGAGCGGGCCGAACGCACGCTCGACGATATCATTTACGGAATCATCGCGCGCCGGCGCGAGCGGCCCAGCGATGCGGGCGATGACGCGCTTTCGATGCTGTTGGATGCGCGCGACGCTGAAAGCGGGTATCGTCCGGACGACCGTCAGATTCGCGACGAAGTGATGACGCTGTTTACAGCCGGACACGAAACGACCGCCAACCTGCTGACGTGGACGCTGTATCTCTTAGCGCAAAATCCCGACGTCGATGGGCGCTTCGGCGAAGCGGTGGCGCGCGGCGACCGCGGGTACGTGGAACGCGTTATCCGCGAAAGTCTACGGCTTTATCCGCCGGCTTGGGTGATCGGCCGGGAACCGTTCGAAGACGTCGAGCTGACCGGCGGGTATCGCATAGCGAAGGGGACGACGGTGCTGTTTGCTCCGCTCTTCTTGCATCGCCTACCGTCGTTGTATCGCGATCCGTTGCGCTTCGACCCGGATCGCTGGATCGATTGGGACGCGCCGCCGTTCGCATACCTGCCGTTTGGCGCGGGCGCGCGGCAATGCATCGGCACCGAGTTTGCATTGTCGGAAGCGGCCGTCGTACTCGAAGCGGTAGGCCGCAACTATTCGTTCGTGCGCGATTCGAGCGAACCGGTAAAAATAGCGCCGTTGGTGACGTTACGCCCGGGCGGTGCGGTCGAGATGCGCGCCGTCGAACGCGTTCGTACCACGTCTGCAGTAACTACGTAG